The DNA window AGAAAAGAATCGAACTTTGGAGCCATCCACATTTGTAGAGTGTTGATCTAGTTGCAATCCTTAACTAGATGCCTGGCCTTGgacaaatataaatttatgatCACATTTGCTCTGTGGAGGCCAAAGCACAGAAAGTTCCATGAGATTtgggattattattttttccctCCGTAGTTCACTGCGGTACCGTGAGCACCAGAGACCAGGTTTGATGCCAGTGGAAGGAGGGCGTGAACGCCTGGAAATTCCCTTAGCTGACCACACAAGCTCAAGAACCATCCTGTAAACCACTGAAGCATTTGCCCATCTCCACGAGAGGAGCAGCCAGTAGAGGGCAGCAGCGACCTCGCGGTGTGGAGTCTCGGGGCCGGACGTTTTGGCCGCGGAGCTGTGCAGGCCCGGAAGTGCTCCTCCACAGCAGTACCCTCCAACCCCGCGTCCCGGATGTAGAAGTAGGTGGGCGGCTGCTCTTCTCGGTCGTGCACCCCCTAAGGGCACGGTGCAGGTGGGTTCCGGCGTTCTTCACGTGGGGCGGTTTCAGGCTGAGCCAAGGCTGGGAGAGCGGCGGCGGGGCGGGGCAGGCGGGCAGGGGTGAGTGCTAGCCCAGGACCGTGCCCTCCCCGGTCTGGTGACCTGGACCTCTCAGATCTAGAGGTCCGCAGGAAGGTCTTTCTCGAATTTGCCGAATGACCTTCGTGTTATAGCACTTAAAAGCGTGGGAAGCTCAGctaaagaactaataaaattcGAGGTTTTGATTTGGTCTAAAACTGTAGCCAGGATCCCCTCCTGTGCTATTGTGCAGCTTACTGTTGTTACGAGGCTGGTAACTTACTCAGATGCCTTTGGGAACCTGGTAACAGCTATGGAGTCTGTCCCTATACATTTGCATAAGCTGCAAATATAATCATGCAAAAGTAGTACATACCTTAGGGTGTATGAACGCCCAAGTGTAGGCTGGTTTAGTGGAAGATAACGAGAAGCACATACATTaacactagattttttttttttcttagttcagGCTCCACTCTGTATCCCTAGGACCTAAATAGTCAACCAGTTTGAAACTCAGATGTTTTAGTAGTTAAAGTGGGATTGGTATTAATTTGTAAGGTTGTGACCCGTGAAAGAACATACCTAAAACATTACTGTTCCGAGGCAGTGATGCCATGCATATATcaattattaatattataatttaaaaattgaagtgTGGTATTAATGCCTCATTATGTCACTAGACACTGTTTAGGCTTTCAGTAAACTGGGTTGTTTTGATTGTAACTGAGGCCTACCGAGACCTTTCCCAGCTTTCACATATTTACGGGTTTCTCTTTTTCTAGGGATTTAGCTGGTGTTGTCTTGCCTCACAGAACAACCACATCTGTTGCAGGCCTAGGCTGGATTGTAGCCTTTGTAAACAAGAAAAGGTCTGTAGGCTATCAGCATGGCATTTCCAGAGAGGTCTTAATGATTTACACCTTTGTCAAGAACAGGAATTATATGGACTTCTTTGAGGATGATTGACCCAGCCTGGATTTGAGGAAGGGATGAGATAATGTGTGATCAACGTGAAACTGACACCACAGAAGTCAAGTGGCAGAAGGTTTTATATGAGCGGCAGCCCTTCCCTGATAACTATGTTGACCAACGATTCCTGGAAGAACTCCGGAAAAACATCTATGCCCGGAAATACCAATACTGGGCTGTGGTGTTTGAGTCCAGCGTGGTGATACAGCAATTGTGCAGTGTCTGCGTTTTTGTGGTGATCTGGTGGTACATGGATGCGGGTCTTCTGGCCCCCCAGTGGCTTTTTGGGGCTGGACTGGCATCTTCATTGATTGGGTATGTTTTATTTGATCTCATTGATGGAGGTGATGGACGGAAGAAGAGTGGGCGGACACGGTGGGCTGACCTGAAGAGTACTTTGGTCTTCATTACCTTCACTTATGGCTTTTCACCAGTGCTGAAGACGCTGACAGAATCTGTCAGTACCGACACCATTTATGCCATGTCAGTTTTTATGCTGTTAGGCCACCTCATCTTCTTTGATTATGGTGCCAACGCTGCTATTGTATCTAGCACACTGTCCTTGAACATGGCCATCTTTGCTTCTGTTTGCCTGGCCTCACGTCTCCCCCGGTCACTGCATGCCTTCATTATGGTAACGTTTGCCATCCAGATTTTTGCACTGTGGCCCATGTTACAGAAGAAACTGAAGGCATATACCCCACGAAGCTACGTAGGGGTCACTCTGCTTTTTGCATTTTCAGCTTTTGGAGGTCTTTTGTCCATTAGTGGTGTGGGAGCCATACTCTTTGCCCTTCTGCTGATTTCTATATCGTGTCTCTGCCCTTACTACCTCATTCGCCTGCAGCTTTTTAAGGAAAATATTCATGGGCCATGGGATGAAGCTGAAATCAAGGAAGACTTGTCTAGGTTTCTTAGCTAAGCTAGGaaccttcctttcatttttaagaCAAACTGAAAGACTTATAACCTAACCAGTATAATATTTAAAGGCAGAATTCCACTCATAAAGCAGCAGGCTGATCTGGGTGgcagagcagagatcagcagaaAAGCATTTAACCAAGGGCTTAGGAGGAAGCTGTTTGTCTTTCAGTTATTTTGTGACTGCAAAAACTTTCTGGTGCTGTCATGAATTATTGTCCTTTATTACCTTAACAAATGATGTAATGTGGGTTCGCTTATTAAAAAAAGTAACAGCCATCGAATTgtctcatcttttaaaaaatatacccttatttctgtgtgtacaagagagagagacagacaggcagaggagagagagagagagagagagagagagagagagagaagagtattGGTTCTGTTTTCAGTGTGCATGTCCCATGCATCAAATTCATGCCTTGGTAACAAGTGCCTTGCCAGATAAGCCATCACACTGGCCCTATCCCATAATTTTTATGAGAGCATTAGGCAGACAAAAGTAGTATGAGGAGTGTAGATGTGTGAGAGATCAGTTATCTGGTCTTTTCTGTGGGTACTAAGGAACACCCTTACATATCTAGAGCTCAAATTTGAGAATCCAGGATGGTTATTGCCAGTTTGTTGTCCAATACCACAGAGGTGCTCACTCAGTCTTTTTAGTTCCTAGTGCACTGTTCAGATAAAGGAGAGTtatatgtcacagaaacaaaataGTGGAGACATTGAAAGAGGCTTGAGGGAGAGAGTTCATTTTAAGCAGCTAGCAAACAAGAGGTGAGATTTAATTTACTTGGGCAGTATAGCTGGTGAAAGCCTTTGAGAGCCAGATAACTAATGTTAACAAGTATGGTAAAACTATGGAGCAAGCATCTCTGCCCAGTGAGGGCAGCTGCTACTGCTCCAAAAATTATTTCTACTCAGCTTGGGATTCATACCTATGGAAGTTCAGagaatttcaaataaatattacAAGTGTCTGTGAGTCTGATTTGCAAGACAAAATGTGCTTTGTAAACTGCCTCAAATTTAATCCAGGTGACAAGAACATTTTCAAGCAAAATGTGACTACACATAATGCTGCATCTATTAGCCAAGACACAAAGATGGGAAAGTAATGAGCATCTAGTTACAGAGATCTGGAGTAGGAAAGAAAGTTGGTGGGAGCTTGAGTCATGGCTCAGCTCTTGCG is part of the Meriones unguiculatus strain TT.TT164.6M chromosome 11, Bangor_MerUng_6.1, whole genome shotgun sequence genome and encodes:
- the Pigc gene encoding phosphatidylinositol N-acetylglucosaminyltransferase subunit C, coding for MCDQRETDTTEVKWQKVLYERQPFPDNYVDQRFLEELRKNIYARKYQYWAVVFESSVVIQQLCSVCVFVVIWWYMDAGLLAPQWLFGAGLASSLIGYVLFDLIDGGDGRKKSGRTRWADLKSTLVFITFTYGFSPVLKTLTESVSTDTIYAMSVFMLLGHLIFFDYGANAAIVSSTLSLNMAIFASVCLASRLPRSLHAFIMVTFAIQIFALWPMLQKKLKAYTPRSYVGVTLLFAFSAFGGLLSISGVGAILFALLLISISCLCPYYLIRLQLFKENIHGPWDEAEIKEDLSRFLS